A single genomic interval of Gossypium raimondii isolate GPD5lz chromosome 11, ASM2569854v1, whole genome shotgun sequence harbors:
- the LOC105801302 gene encoding LOW QUALITY PROTEIN: disease resistance-like protein DSC1 (The sequence of the model RefSeq protein was modified relative to this genomic sequence to represent the inferred CDS: inserted 1 base in 1 codon; substituted 1 base at 1 genomic stop codon), protein MGGIGKKTLAIVVYXFEGKSFFANVREVSEKCGLVSLKKQLLFHMLFDESFNFFNAHEGKAIISHRLSHKKVLVVLNGVDNLQQLKYLVGRRDWFSLGSRIIVTTRDEHLLQSYRVDGVYKPTTLKDNDALHLFNLKAFGCETVPKEDFIELAKHIVGYASGLPLALEVLGSFLCDRDARQRKSAIERLERDSNKEILDRLXISFDGLEEREKNIFLDIACFFNREKKILEFNKTLTLNGDIFLKVKRLRLLKVHCLPNCSDLTYLSNELRLLDWPGYSLRSLPLGFQRENLVVLLLPYSNIEQLWKENTPLYKLKVLNLKVGVLARLKLLNLRGCKSLRSFPTRIGIESLEKLTLSGCSKLQSVPEIDGKMECLLELCFDGTNIKELPSSIGNLRNLNFPEIDGKMECLLVLYLDGINIKELPSSIGNLRRLKVLNLKDCKSLRSLPIKIGMESLEKSGCSNLKRFPEIDGKMECLQELSLDGTGIKELPISIGNLSSLVLLNLKDCRNLVDLPRNIGGCKSLKSLNTSGCYKVEYLPENMQQIEFLEELDLKRLERDSSKEILDRLQISFDGLEEREKNIFLDIACFFNGEEKDFVMKVLDGCEFFPVIGIDVLIKKSLLTITEYNQLRMHDLLQEMGRKIVKEKSVDESGKRCRLITIKMSFPMLFSFLSLIYYCFQQPLHKLKMLNLKGSENLIKAPDFTTTPNLEILVLEGCSRLVYVHPSAGVLTRLKLLNLTGCKNLRSFPTKICMESLEKLILSGCSKLQSFPEIDGKMECLLELCFDGTNIKELSSSIGSLKRLKVLNLKDCKSLRGLPIKIGMESLEKLILSGCSNLESFPEIDGKMECLLELYLDGTGIKELPISIGNLSSLVLLNLKDCRNLVDLPGSIGGCKSLKSLNLSGCYKVEYLPENLQQIEFLEELDLSETSMTKPPPFIFQFKNLKVLSFNGCKGSSSKLQKKLPSLLKVIQRGRTNSMALTLPSLLGLSSLTRLNLRDCNLCEGDIPGDISRLSSLIHLDLGGNNFISIPSCVTRISKLEFLRLSDCRALKSLPELPTSIAIVRIDGCASLEIVANPSKVCNSSDLLAIGGVNCLRLAENINALTLLKKHLKVFGNSRKLFDIILPGSEMPEWFSQLRGGPSIKIDLPLEVRNDWQWMGVSLCCIFVSDDASRNEELMCRAVIHGRYSRQANCTQSNFQDRDGRYVDCSGWDVDYHFERPVMKDHILIRYLSRDKLYPISLEDKCGERETNNFWTTGCLDQECHQLELSFESPLVVSVKVKKCGVRIVYERDLEELEQIQELRNSKCCANFDDIQQHSADDGSIGNGSLIKRKLNIYEEMDEGPQPKRMQKFFSSIMGRLGKKH, encoded by the exons ATGGGTGGCATTGGCAAAAAGACCCTCGCAATAGTTGTTT AGTTTGAAGGTAAAAGCTTTTTTGCTAATGTTCGAGAAGTTTCAGAGAAATGTGGACttgtttctttaaaaaaacaactaCTTTTCCATATGTTGTTTGAtgaaagcttcaattttttcaatGCTCATGAAGGCAAAGCCATAATTAGCCATAGGTTGTCTCACAAAAAAGTTCTTGTTGTTCTTAATGGTGTTGATAACCTACAACAGTTGAAATACTTGGTTGGAAGGCGTGATTGGTTCAGTTTAGGGAGTAGAATCATTGTAACAACAAGAGATGAACATTTGCTCCAATCTTATCGAGTTGATGGTGTGTATAAGCCTACAACATTGAAAGACAATGATGCacttcatcttttcaatttgaaaGCTTTCGGTTGCGAGACAGTGCCAAAAGAGGATTTCATTGAGCTTGCTAAACATATCGTAGGTTATGCTAGTGGACTCCCCTTAGCTCTTGAAGTTTTGGGTTCTTTTCTGTGTGATAGAGATGCAAGGCAACGGAAAAGTGCAATAGAAAGACTTGAAAGAGATTCTAATAAAGAAATTCTTGACAGACTTTAAATAAGTTTTGATGGACTGGAAGAAAGGGAGAAGAATATATTTCTAGATATAGCATGCTTCTTTAATAGGGAGAAAAAGATTTT GGAATTTAACAAGACTCTCACTTTGAATGGGGATATTTTCTTGAAGGTGAAAAGATTAAGATTGCTTAAAGTCCATTGTCTTCCAAATTGTTCTGATCTCACCTACCTTTCTAATGAGCTACGACTTTTAGATTGGCCAGGATATTCTTTAAGATCTTTGCCTTTAGGCTTCCAACGGGAAAATCTTGTTGTACTTCTCTTGCCTTATAGCAATATTGAACAACTGTGGAAGGAAAATACG CCCCTGTATAAGTTGAAAGTGCTCAACCTCAAAG TTGGAGTTCTTGCGAGGCTTAAGTTGTTGAATTTAAGAGGCTGCAAAAGTCTGAGGAGTTTTCCAACCAGAATTGGAATAGAATCTCTTGAAAAGTTGACTCTTTCAGGTTGCTCAAAACTTCAAAGCGTTCCAGAGATTGATGGGAAAATGGAATGTTTGTTGGAGCTTTGTTTTGATGGGACAAACATTAAAGAGCTACCTTCTTCAATCGGAAATCTCAGAAACttaaa CTTTCCAGAGATTGATGGCAAAATGGAATGCCTGCTAGTGCTTTATTTAGATGGGATAAACATTAAAGAGCTACCCTCTTCAATCGGAAATCTCAGAAGACttaaagttttgaatttaaagGACTGCAAAAGTCTTAGGAGTCTTCCAATCAAAATTGGAATGGAATCTCTTGAAAAGTCAGGTTGCTCAAATCTTAAAAGGTTTCCAGAGATTGATGGCAAAATGGAATGCCTGCAAGAGCTTTCTTTAGATGGGACAGGCATTAAAGAGCTGCCTATTTCAATTGGAAATCTGAGCAGTCTTGTTCTgttaaatttgaaagattgcAGGAACCTTGTGGATCTCCCAAGGAACATAGGTGGgtgtaaaagtttaaaatctcTTAATACTTCTGGTTGTTATAAAGTTGAATATTTGCCAGAGAATATGCAGCAAATAGAATTCTTGGAGGAGCTTGACTTAA AAAGACTTGAAAGAGATTCTAGCAAAGAAATTCTTGATAGGCTTCAAATAAGTTTTGATGGATTGGAAGAAAGGGAGAAGAATATATTTCTAGATATAGCATGCTTCTTTAATGGGGAGGAGAAAGATTTTGTAATGAAAGTACTGGATGGTTGTGAGTTTTTTCCAGTTATTGGAATTGATGTTCTCATTAAAaaatctttactaaccattactGAATACAACCAATTGCGGATGCATGATTTGCTACAAGAAATGGGaagaaaaattgttaaagaaaAATCTGTTGATGAATCTGGAAAACGTTGCAGATT aataacaataaaaatgagcTTTCCTATGTTATTCTCTTTTTTATctctaatttattattgttttcaacAGCCCCTGCATAAGTTGAAAATGCTCAACCTCAAAGGGTCTGAAAACCTTATCAAGGCACCAGACTTCACAACTACCCCaaatcttgaaattttggttttggaagGATGTAGTAGATTAGTATATGTTCATCCATCTGCTGGAGTTCTTACAAGGCTTAAGCTTTTGAATTTAACAGGCTGCAAAAATCTGAGGAGTTTTCCAACCAAAATTTGTATGGAATCTCTTGAAAAGTTAATTCTTTCAGGTTGCTCAAAACTTCAAAGCTTTCCAGAGATTGATGGGAAAATGGAATGTTTGTTGGAGCTTTGTTTTGATGGAACAAACATTAAAGAGTTATCTTCTTCAATCGGAAGTCTCAAAAGACttaaagttttgaatttaaaagacTGCAAAAGTCTTAGAGGTCTTCCAATCAAAATTGGAATGGAATCTCTTGAAAAGTTAATTCTTTCAGGTTGCTCAAATCTTGAAAGCTTTCCCGAGATTGATGGCAAAATGGAATGCCTGCTAGAGCTTTATTTAGATGGGACGGGCATTAAAGAGCTACCTATTTCAATTGGAAATCTGAGCAGtcttgttttgttaaatttgaaagattgcAGGAACCTTGTGGATCTCCCAGGGAGCATAGGTGGGTGTAAAAGTTTAAAGTCTCTTAATCTTTCTGGTTGTTATAAAGTTGAATATTTGCCAGAGAATTTGCAGCAAATAGAGTTCTTGGAGGAGCTTGACTTAAGTGAAACATCAATGACAAAACCACCACccttcatttttcaatttaaaaatcttaaagttCTGTCTTTTAATGGGTGCAAGGGATCTTCTTCCAAGTTGCAAAAAAAACTTCCTTCTCTGTTAAAGGTAATTCAAAGAGGAAGGACAAATTCTATGGCTCTGACGTTGCCTTCGTTGTTAGGTTTGAGTTCATTAACAAGGCTGAATCTAAGGGACTGCAATCTTTGTGAAGGAGATATTCCTGGTGATATTTCTCGGTTATCCTCTTTGATACACCTTGATCTTGGTGGTAACAACTTTATCAGCATACCTTCGTGTGTTACTCGAATTTCCAAGCTTGAATTTCTTAGATTGTCAGATTGCAGGGCGCTTAAATCGTTGCCTGAGCTTCCAACAAGTATAGCGATTGTAAGAATAGATGGTTGTGCTTCTCTGGAAATAGTTGCAAATCCATCAAAAGTTTGCAATTCAAGTGATTTGTTGGCTATAGGAGGTGTTAATTGCCTCAGATTGGCTGAGAACATCAACGCCTTAACATTGCTGAAAAAACATCTAAAG GTATttggaaattcaagaaaattgtTTGATATTATTCTACCTGGAAGTGAAATGCCAGAATGGTTTAGTCAACTAAGAGGTGGCCCTTCAATTAAGATAGATTTGCCTCTGGAAGTTCGGAATGATTGGCAATGGATGGGAGTTTCTTTGTGCTGCATTTTTGTCAGTGATGATGCTTCAAGGAATGAGGAACTCATGTGTAGAGCTGTTATCCATGGTAGATATTCTAGACAAGCCAATTGCACTCAATCTAATTTCCAGGATAGAGATGGTCGATATGTCGACTGTAGTGGCTGGGATGTAGATTATCATTTTGAACGGCCCGTAATGAAGGACCACATTTTAATTCGTTATTTGTCGCGTGACAAGTTGTATCCAATTTCCTTGGAAGACAAATGTGGTGAACGCGAAACCAATAATTTTTGGACAACAGGTTGCTTAGATCAGGAATGCCATCAACTTGAGTTGTCTTTTGAAAGCCCCTTAGTAGTCAGTGTTAAGGTGAAGAAGTGTGGTGTTAGAATAGTGTATGAGAGAGATTTGGAAGAGCTGGAACAAATACAAGAGCTGCGTAATAGTAAGTGTTGTGCAAATTTTGATGATATCCAGCAACACTCTGCTGATGATGGATCAATAGGTAACGGTTCCCTAATAAAGCGAAAACTTAATATCTATGAGGAGATGGATGAAGGGCCGCAACCAAAACGCATGCAAAAATTCTTCAGTTCTATAATGGGCAGACTTGGGAAGAAGCACTAA